One genomic segment of Primulina tabacum isolate GXHZ01 chromosome 9, ASM2559414v2, whole genome shotgun sequence includes these proteins:
- the LOC142556633 gene encoding uncharacterized protein LOC142556633 has translation MAVTPVQYAVVVAILGSASFILGVLAELKKPAAGEVITGKEVVICKYPSDPSVFLGYASFALLLTTAAIGYQSLFYPYKGKSIPRAAIFGSSWCTSFFYVSVANTIFAAIFLLWPTITEQLQHSRNIHSNLDYECPTAETGLLGGGAFASLNASLFWLISLMLTTNVREDYFDDEAEKHEII, from the exons ATGGCCGTAACACCGGTACAATATGCTGTGGTTGTGGCCATCCTAGGCAGTGCATCCTTCATTCTTGGCGTTCTGGCAGAATTGAAAAAA CCAGCAGCAGGAGAGGTGATCACAGGGAAAGAAGTAGTGATCTGCAAATACCCATCTGATCCCTCCGTATTTCTCGGATACGCCTCTTTCGCACTCCTCTTGACCACCGCGGCTATTGGATATCAGTCCTTGTTTTATCCCTACAAGGGCAAATCAATCCCAAGGGCTGCAATCTTTGGCAGCAGTTGGTGCACCTCATTCTTCTATGTTTCAGT GGCGAACACGATCTTTGCTGCTATTTTCTTGTTATGGCCAACGATAACAGAACAACTTCAGCACTCAAGAAACATCCACTCCAATCTTGACTACGAGTGCCCCACTGCTGAAACAGGTCTActtggtggtggtgcatttgcATCCCTCAATGCATCTCTCTTCTGGTTGATCTCTCTTATGCTGACCACAAATGTCCGCGAAGATTACTTCGACGATGAAGCAGAGAAACACGAGATAATATGA